AATCAATCTATCCTGGACTGCACCTACAAGCAACGGTGGCTCTGCAATCACTGGTTACAAGATAGAGAGATCAACTGATAGTGGAACAACATGGTCTACCATTGTGGCAAATACAGCTAACACAGCTATAACATATTCTGACACAGGACTTGCTGCAAGTTCAACCTACACATATCGTGTTTCTGCAATTAATTCAATTGGAACTAGCTCACCATCAAACACAGCATCTACAACAACTAGTGGTACTAGTACCACGCAGGTAGCCATATCAGTAAACTCAGTTGACTTGTCAGGAAAACCAATCACTGGCATGTCTACTGTAATTCGTTATACTAACGGTACAACCATAACAGAGGGCTTTACACCCATATCCTTTACAGTTACATCTGGAACTACATATGTTGTCCATGTAAGAGATTACGGGAATAACGTATTCAATCACTGGAGTGACGGAACCACAAACAGCTACTTTACCATCACACCAACTCAGAATACAGTTCTGACAGCATACTATAGTACAGCAAGTGTAACTACAGTGCCAACAAGTCTAACAGCTACAGCTGCATCATCACAAATCAATCTATCCTGGACTGCACCTACAAGCAACGGTGGCTCTGCAATCACTGGTTACAAGATAGAAAGATCAACTGATAGTGGAACAACATGGTCTACCATTGTGGCAAATACAGCTAACACAGCTATAACATATTCTGATACAGGACTTGCTGCAAGTTCAACCTACACATATCGTGTCTCTGCAATTAATTCAATTGGAACTAGCTCACCATCAAACACAGCATCTGCAACTACAGCTAGTACACAATTATCTCTAACAATCAAATCAGTTGACATGTCCGGAAACCCAATCACTGGCATGTCTACTGTAATTCGTTATGCTAACGGTACAACCATAGCAGAGGGCTTTACGCCTATATCGTTCACAGTTACATCTGGAACTACATATGTTGTCCATGTAAGAGATTATCTTACAACTGTCTTTAATCACTGGAGTGACGGAACCACAAACAGCTACTTTACCATCACACCAACTCAGAATACAGTTCTGACAGCATATTATAGTACAGGCTAGATGTATTTTTAGATATTTTTAATATAACCATCTATTTTCTGACAAAGGGTACAAGATCCACAGCGTTATGAATTTTTTCTAATTGTTTTTTTGATATGAAAATATGCGCTGCTTCAAATTTAGGATATGCTTCTTTGCAAGAAAATAATGTTAATATTTTGTCATCATGATCTATTTTAAACCCATTACATGGTTCGTGTCCTCTTACAATGACCTTGGTTCTTGACATTGTCAGCCATTTTTTTGTTATGTTTATTCCAAAATGTTTTCCGTACATCCTCCTTGATTTTTCCCAATTGCCTCCATTTTGTATAGTACGTGGATCATTCCACAACAACTCCTCGAGTGATTTTTTATGTATATTATATGATTGTGCTGTTTCAATTAATTTTTCAAAATCTTTGTATTCAATTTCGGTTGGCAGTCCTCCATGCACTAACCATAGTTTATTTTGTATTATGGTTACCAAGTATAGTAATTGAAACAAGGTAGATATTTTGCCATGTATGGCTTTTTCATAATTGTCTCCAAAATATTCGATAATTTTTAACGGTAAATCATGAGACGAAAAAGGAAATTCCATATGTGCTTCATGGTTTCCTCTCATGAGTATTACAGAATTTGGATATTTCCGTTTCAGATAACACACTGTATACAAAACACCAATAGAATGATTGCCCCTATCTACATAATCTCCTAAGAAAATTAGTTTGTTACTGTGATTTGAAAGGAAATTTTCATAATCTATCTCTTTAAGAATATGTTGAAGCGATCGTAAATCTCCATGAAGATCGCCTACAATTACAAGATTTTCAGGTATGTTTAATTCAATTAATCCTGAATTAATTTTTCCACCAACAATATGTCTTGTTATTCTCCTTTCCTTTTGTAAAATATTGATAACAGAATCTATAACCTCAATAAATTCATAAACGTCTGAGAAATCAAGTTTTTGTAAATTATTATTCATGTAAAAATCAATTTCTTGCAATCAAAAGTGCAAATTTTATTTCTTGTCGACATTTTCATCTTCAAGTAATTTATTTGATAGTCCTTTTTCATTTGCTTGAATTGATCTCATATTTTCTAATATCTTAGATAATTCCAAACTTCTTTTACGAATGGTTATGGTTGTTAGCTCAGACGCCATTGCGATACGAAGCTGTGTTGTATGTTCATTAGTTTGAAAAGATGCCAAATAAAGTGCCGCGGTAGCTAATGAAACAGGTTTTTTACCTATTATTATTGGATTATCCTTTACCTGTTCCAAAATCTCTAACGCTTTTCTTTCTGTTTTTACACTCAATCCTGCTTTTTTAGCAATTCGTGATATACTGTGTGAAGGACTAACTATTCTATTATTCATCCCTAATTGTCTTAATGTAAACTTGTAATAGTGATTGATACTTTTCTTTGTTAAAGTGTTTGAGAGTTCTACAATTTTATCTATTGAGCATGGGATATTCATTTCTTCGCATGCTACACAAATAATGGCACCTACAATTCCAGTAATTGATCTACCTCTGATTGCTCCTTTGTTGAGCATCTTACGATATATGTAACTGGCTCTTTCAGCAATCAAAGCATTAAACCCAATTATCTCTGTAATTCTACGGATTTCGCTAATCGCCTTGTTTAAATTCTTTGTTTTCGAATTGCTAGAAATTGTGAATTTATTTAACTTTCTTAGTTTTTCTATTTCATGATTATGAATATGTTTTCCATTCGCATCAATATTTTTACTGTCGATGATACTTGGTAATCCTATATCATACATCATAAGAGAAGTTGGGCCATCATTATTTGTTGTGTTTGTAGTTGATGACAAATCAGTTTCATTGAGTGACAATCCATGATTCTCTCCTGTAACTATCCCACACAAACTACAAATTTTTTCACCATTGTAAAAATCAGAAACAAGTTTTCCATTACAAACTGTACACGTTATATCATCCATTGTTTCTAACACATTTCTAGTTAACATTATGCTCACAACAAAAAACTAGTTTTAAAGCTCTTTGCAAGATAGTTTAATAATTATTTACGATAAAAATTCTTAGAAAAATATTCTAGTTGGAAGTTAGGAAGATTGTTTTTAATAATCAGAATTTAATAATTTTTAGAAGATAAAAATTAAAATAAATTTAGAAATTCAGCACTTTTCCGTTGTTTGTGGGAGTAGCAACTAGATCAGTAATTTCACTATATGATCGAAGAAATTTGTATCCCTTTTCGCTTATTTTATAAAGTTGTGTACCTGCCTCATACGTTAACAATTCGTTGTCCTGTAGAAATGATATGTATTCCTTAACTTGAGTGTATGATAAGTATGCCTTGTACATTATCTTCGTCTTCGTAGCTCCGGCCCTTGATGCCTCTAGAATCATTGCTACTATCTCCGTTCTGCTACGGTATTTCATATTTATACGCCATAATTATGATATAAAAAATTATTGAAACAATGTTCTAGTAGATCAATCCTGTTTTCAAATTTTTATATAAATCTAATCAATAATTTCAATAAAATTAACACTTTCATTTTGTATTCTATTTGGCATAGTTTGCCTGTAACTCTTCTATTGGTTTATTCATCCTAATAAAACATCTGAAAAATGTTCTAGTGATTTTTACGCATACTCTGATAACCTCCAAAACCCACTATTAATCAATGATGAGATCTCAACACGATAACAATAAATTAGATAAAAAATTCTTAAATAAAAATAAACAAACCTTTTCACATTTATTTAAAAAAAATAAGGATTATTTGTTTATCAAATTTATACATCCGATCAATTTGAAGAAAAAATCATACAAACATATACGATCTATAGTTTTCGATATGTCAATTTAGCAGAAAAATAAACCAAAAGATCTATTTAGGTTATGAATAACCCATTATCCTGCCAGAATAGGAGTCTACTCTGACTTGTCTGGTTTGCGTATTTGAGAATCCAAGATATGCTGTAACTATCCACACATTATTATCTAAAATTGCATCTACGTCAATGACAGTATGGTATTGTCCAAGAAATCTTCTTGTTATTTCTTTTGCTCTTTCTGCATTTATTTGTGAGATGTTTTGTTCAGTCATAGAATTATCACATTTTATACATTTGATAAAGATTTCATGAATGGGAAGCAAATTTCGTTTGCTCTTTTTTCAATGGAACCATGCCCTCAAGTTCTTTGTATACATGTACGAGCCTTCGACCTTTTTCTGTTAATGTATAAAGTTCCGAACCTGGTTTACACTCGATCAATTTGTTTTCAATCAAAAATAACATGTACTGATTTAGCTGTGAATATGACAAATATGCCTTGTACATTATCTTCGTCTTGGTTACTCCTTGGCTGGCTACCTCCAAGATCATTGTTATTATCTCCGTTCTGCTACGGTATTT
The window above is part of the Nitrosopumilaceae archaeon genome. Proteins encoded here:
- a CDS encoding fibronectin type III domain-containing protein: INLSWTAPTSNGGSAITGYKIERSTDSGTTWSTIVANTANTAITYSDTGLAASSTYTYRVSAINSIGTSSPSNTASTTTSGTSTTQVAISVNSVDLSGKPITGMSTVIRYTNGTTITEGFTPISFTVTSGTTYVVHVRDYGNNVFNHWSDGTTNSYFTITPTQNTVLTAYYSTASVTTVPTSLTATAASSQINLSWTAPTSNGGSAITGYKIERSTDSGTTWSTIVANTANTAITYSDTGLAASSTYTYRVSAINSIGTSSPSNTASATTASTQLSLTIKSVDMSGNPITGMSTVIRYANGTTIAEGFTPISFTVTSGTTYVVHVRDYLTTVFNHWSDGTTNSYFTITPTQNTVLTAYYSTG
- a CDS encoding metallophosphoesterase family protein, which gives rise to MNNNLQKLDFSDVYEFIEVIDSVINILQKERRITRHIVGGKINSGLIELNIPENLVIVGDLHGDLRSLQHILKEIDYENFLSNHSNKLIFLGDYVDRGNHSIGVLYTVCYLKRKYPNSVILMRGNHEAHMEFPFSSHDLPLKIIEYFGDNYEKAIHGKISTLFQLLYLVTIIQNKLWLVHGGLPTEIEYKDFEKLIETAQSYNIHKKSLEELLWNDPRTIQNGGNWEKSRRMYGKHFGINITKKWLTMSRTKVIVRGHEPCNGFKIDHDDKILTLFSCKEAYPKFEAAHIFISKKQLEKIHNAVDLVPFVRK
- a CDS encoding winged helix-turn-helix domain-containing protein, translating into MKYRSRTEIVAMILEASRAGATKTKIMYKAYLSYTQVKEYISFLQDNELLTYEAGTQLYKISEKGYKFLRSYSEITDLVATPTNNGKVLNF
- a CDS encoding DUF4364 family protein, which gives rise to MKYRSRTEIITMILEVASQGVTKTKIMYKAYLSYSQLNQYMLFLIENKLIECKPGSELYTLTEKGRRLVHVYKELEGMVPLKKEQTKFASHS